The Oscillatoria acuminata PCC 6304 genomic interval CCATGACCAAGTGGCCCGTTTCTGCGGCAGATACGGCCAGAGAAATTGTCTCAAAGTCCCGCATTTCTCCCACCAGAATAATATCCGGGTCTTGACGCAGGGCCCCTTTGAGTGCATTCGAGAAGCTCTTGGTGTCTTCCCCTTTTTGCCGTTGGTGGAATAAGCTCTTGATATTGGGAAACACATACTCGATCGGGTCTTCCACCGTGAGGATATGTTCGGCGCGGGTGCGGTTGATCAGATCCAGCAATGCTGCCATCGTGGTGGTTTTTCCTGAACCCGTTTGACCCGTGACTAACAATAGCCCCCGAGGGCGCTCGGTCATTTCCCGGATCACCTGGGGAACCCCTAATTTATCCGCATTGGGAATGGTGGAACCCAAGGCCCGCAAACAAGAGGCCCAGCAGCCCCGTTCCCGATAAACGTTGACCCGGAAACGGGCCAAACCTTTGACCCCGTAAGCGCAGTCTAAGTCCCAGTTTTGCTCCAACGTCTTGCGCTGTTGGTTGTTGAGCATTTGGAAGATGACTTGCTGACACTCTTCCGGGGCGAGACTTTCCCCAAATTGGGGCTGGGGAGTCAGTTTCCCGCTGACGCGGAAGTAGATGGGTGCACCGGCTTGGATGTGGATGTCTGAGCCACCTTGTTCAACCAGGGACTCCATAATATCTTCAATGACCAGACCTGCCATAGTTGCGTTCTCTCCGATAATCTCTGTTTAGATTGTATTGAAAGTAAATTTCCGGGGAAAGTGAAGGCGATCGCCTTACTCTTGGAAGCGCGGGGTCAAGCAGTACAGGCAATCGAGCCACTCCTGCTGCAATCCGGCCCCGCAAGCCTTACAAGTTAGACCCGTCTTGCGTTTGGCTTTGAGTTCTGCTTCCAAGCCAGAGTCGGTAAAAGTAACCCGTTCAACCTCTTCAAAAGTGGTATGCCCTTCCCGAACCAGGTTGAGGCTATAGGCGAGCAAGGTGACCATCCCCTCTTCCACGGCAGCTTCCTTAATCCGTTCCGTGGGCGCACCTTGAGAGATTAACATTTGCAGATTTTCAGTGTTTTTGAGGACTTCATAGACCCCAACCCGGCCTTTATATCCACCGCCCCCACATTTCTGGCATAAAGTCCCGGCGTCTTGAGCGGCTTTACGGTCCGCTGGGGGAATGGAGTTGGCTTTATAGAAGGTGATATTGGTTTCCCCAGAAACAGTGAGTCCAAAGCGACCAAGTTCTTCCGGGGTGGGGGTGTAGGCAATGCGACATTCGCCACAGACCCGCCGCATCAAGCGCTGGGCCAGTACACCAATCAGAGAACCGGCGACCATGAAGGGTTCAACTCCCATTTCATCTAAACGAGCGATCGCCCCGGCTGCGTCGTTGGTATGCAGGGTGGTTAACACTAAGTGACCCGTCAAGGCTGCTTCAATGGCCGTTTTCGCCGTTTCTTTATCCCGCGTTTCACCCACCAGAATGATGTCCGGGTCTTGCCGCATGAACGCCCGCAATAAGTTAGTAAAGTCCAGTCCTTTGGCCCGAATCACTTGACATTGGGTAATCCCCGGCAAGGCATATTCAATCGGGTCTTCTGCGGTCGAGATATTTACCGCTGGGTCGTTCCGTTCGGCTAACACTGAATACAAGGAAGTTGATTTCCCCGAACCCGTGGGTCCCGTCACCAAAATCAGACCAAAAGGACGACTCGCCATTTCTCGGACTAGCGCCAAACTCTCTTGATTGGAAATTAATTTATCCAATCCCAACTGGGTGGAGGAGTTATCCAAAATCCGTAAGCAGAGTTTTTCACCATACCGCGACGGCAGACAGTTCACCCGGAAGTCCACGGTGCGTCCCTGGAATATCCGCCGAATCCGTCCATCCTGGGCATTCCGCCGTTCGGCAATATCCATATCGGAAATAATTTTGAACCGGGAAGTCAAGGCATTTGTAATTTTACTGGGTAACCGGGCAAACTCTTGAAGTACGCCGTCTTTCCGCATCCGAATTCTCAGAAACTCTTCTTGGGGTTCGACGTGGATATCGGAGACGCCATCGGAGAGGGCTTTGGCCAAGATTTTATTAACGGTGTTAATAATGGGTGCGTCGTTGGCCCCGCGCAACGCCGCATCCAGATTCATGTCTTCATCTTCTTCTGGGGCGTCATCAAGGGATTCCCCATCTACCTCATTGAAAACGTCAGAGTTGAGGTTTAAATCGAGTTGATTAGCTTTTTCTGCTTTGGCCTGTTGTTCTTTGGCCTTTTCGTCAGAATATTGATTGAGTAAGTTGTTATAGTCTTCTGGTGTAATTACCAGTCGGCGGAGGGCTAGTCCCTGGGGTCGCAGGATCCGGGTCAAGTCGTCCAGGGCGGCTAAGTTATCCGGATCCACCATTGCTACAGAAACCGAAGGCGATTCGCCCTCGTTGCGGGAGATGGGCAGGATGCGATGGCGACGGCAACTTTCCAGGGGCAGCAAGGTCTCTAGGAGTGGACCTAGTTGTTCCGGTGACAGTTCGGTGATTTCTGGATCCAAGGCTTCTACGCCGTAGACGATTTTCAGTTCAAAAAGCTGCTGCTTCTTGTACTGCCTGAGCAATTCTGGAGGCAGTTGCTTTCCAGTAATGGCTTCGAGGACCTCGGTAAGAGGCTTCCCTGATTTCCGACTTTCAATGTGGGCGCGTTGAACTTGTTCGCGATCGGCATAGCCCGCTTGGATGAGCTTATTGCCGAAGGGAGAAAATGCATTCTGGACAACTAGGGCACGCCGCTGTGATGCGAAGTTTGTCATGGCTGGTGGATTTAATATGCTTACTTAGAGTATTCCCAAAATGAAGCCGGTTAAGCACTTTTTGGCGCAAGGGGTTGGCTCGCGCTGAGGTTGATCCTGAAGATCCTGAAGATCTCCACCTCTGATGACGGGTGGTGCGACTGGGAGTGAGGGTTGCTCCTCACCGGGCTTGCCGCTGTTGGTTTAGTTCAATGTTTACTTGATTTATCTTTGATGATACCTTTTACCACCCCGAAAGCACCAACTTTTGAGCAATATATTCTCTTAATTTATAGCCTAATGTTGCACATTTAGGTATTAATTTGAGCAAGTTTTGGGTGGGGACTGATTCTCAAGGGTTGAGTTTTTCAAGGGTCGCCTCGATCCGATCGCTGATTCACTTAGGGTGTTCTCTAGCTTCTATCGGTCAGTTAGGGCTGAAGTTCCTTCCCTGGGTCTCTATGTTCATCTTTCCTCACCTGAAAGGCGATCGCTTGGTAGGTACTCACTCGGCCTTTATACCTAAAGCCTTCTAAACCCCACGGGCGATCGACGATCCCTATTGCTTACCAGCCAGCCAATTCTCTTCGGTGGAGGCCAATTTCATCATCCATTTCCGGGAAAGATAAATGGGTATAGTGCCTTGGTCTTGTCCTGAACAGTCTTGAAGGTTAGGTTGGATAATGGGGAGTTTTTTGAAGCGATCGGTTTCACCAAGCCGCTAAAACTCTTTAAGCTGATATTCCCTGAAAATCTTGGCAGTTTCAGCCCAGTTATTCTGGCTTATTCCAACCCACCCCAACCCTATTTTATTAACTTTAACCCAGATTGTTAGTCTGTTTTGACTAAATACATCCGTTCTAAACCTAACACCAGAATCACACTGGCAAGTTGGATGAACCAGGGGGCTAAAGTTAATCCCCAAATCAACAAAATTCCAGCACTTCCTCCGGCTAAAATTGTGTAAATGTCCTCCGAGGTTTTATGCAATAACCAGAGTGCGGCAACGGCCAATAATAAGGGTAGTAGATACATGGGGAATATCTCCTCAATCTTCATCGATGGAGCAGGGTGCAGAAGAGACGGGTTCAACTTGACTCACCCATGACGGTATCATCTTTCCCAGGCCGGTCCCGTATTATAAATCACATTCAGCCAATTTCGCTCTATTTTTATTGGAATATACAGGGTTTGAGATGTCATGGAAATCGAGAAGCCAGAGGCAGCAGAACTGCTAGGCGAATATTCCCGGGCAGGGATTGGAAAGAAGAGTGAGAAAAAAATCAGCCGATTTTGAAGAGGCAAGAGAGGGGAAGTTAACTGGCTTTTGTGGGTGGGGGAGAAACATGGCGAGTTCGATACAAGATGAAGATTACCAGGCAGAGTTGAATTGGCCAAGGGGCAATGACTAGATCGCAGCCCACCCCCAACGCAGCGACGGCGATCGCCAGAATTCGGGGAATTTCTTCTGAAGTATTCATATAACAAAACCAGGCCGTTAAACTGGTGAGCAGTGCCATCCAGAACATTCCGATCATTTTGAGTCCCTCCTACAGGCCAAACGATTTTCGGTTCTAGCTCTAATCTAACCACTCATTCAAAATAAACCCGTGATGATAAGAGGTCCACCCTTAAGATCATCATCACTGGGTTAGGAGATCCAAATCAACCCCAGAGGCGATCGCGATCGCCTCCCTTCCAGGTTCAAACCCCCGACTTGCTGTCTGTTTCTCCCCTTTGTAGAGAGGCCCCAATAGGTTCAACCAGCAACGTAATATTATGTCGTCCCACCACGGAAACCACTTCACCGGGACCTAGGGTAATATGATGTGGACAGAAGGCCGGCCACCAGGAACTCTGAAACCGGACCCGGCCTCCAAAATAGGGAACAATCGTTTCATCCACGATCGCCAATTGGTTGGACTCCGGTAGCATCAGTCCTGAGTCAATCTCAGTGCCTTTAGGACCCATCCCATTTCTGCGGAAAAAAAACAGTTTGCCAAACACCCATTGGAACCAATAGAATCTCATTCGATGCCATCCTCCCATCAACGATACCGATTAGAGTAGGGCCTTGATTTCAGCCCAGAGAACGCCTGACTGCCAATCACCACTCCAGGCGATCGCCCTCTAAAGTCTTTATTAGGATGGATTGCTGAAAAATATGCATCTTTGGGTGCGATCGGCAACAGATTAGTCTTCCTGTTCGGAATCCAGAAAGCGAGTCTCTGGACCCAATCGCTGCCCATTCGCCCCCAATCCGGTGCAGAAACCCGATTTCTAACCGCTATTATTCTGATGCGGCGCATTTTTGCATAATTGGCGATGGACTACCCTAGTAAATCTTTAGAACCCAGAAACGACGGATTTCCGTGAGCTCACTCTTTGCGAACCGAGAACGAGAATGTTAAGTCCATCGAACCCCAACCTGATTCCGACCCCACCCCGGCGTTCCCCTACCGTCAACCAATTTGCCACCTATCTCAGGTCAAATCACGAAGGGGGGCGCTGGGTGCTTGAATGGAAAACTGAACCGCGTTTACGGCGCAATATTCAGTTATATATAGCCCAAGACCCCAACTTTGCCGACTTGTGCGATCGCAGCGAAGATGGCAGGGCAGTAGAACAGTTCTGGATTGCCCTCGCCCTAGACCCCCTGCCCCCCCAAGGGTGGGAACCCCCCGATCGCCAACAACTGGCATTCCAGCATTTAGCCAGTTATTATGAACCGATTTGCCACCAAGCGGCCCGTTCCATCGCGGACAAGCATTCTCAAATTTTATGGGAAGATGCCTTGACCATCGCCCGAATCTGGCTACAAAAACAGGATAAATTAGCCGAAATTTTAAGCAAATATCAACCGAATGGACCGGCCAAGTTTTCCACTTATTTACAAGAAGTTTTAATGCGAAACATCAAATCAGAAACCGATGTGGGTCGTTACTCTTCCTGGCGGTTGTTGTGTAAAATTGCTGACTATAAGTTAGCCGAGGCTTTAACTTTTTTTAACCCGGGTTCTCCCCAAGTTTCTCAAATTTTATTGGCCCGAAAATACTTTAAACAGGTTTATACGGCCAATCGCATTAATGTAGCAAGCAGAAGACTCGGAGAAATTTGGCCCGCACCCCAACCGGAAGATTTTACAGAAACTGCTAAGTTTTATAATGCTCACCGATGCTTGCCTTCTGCGCCAGTTGAAGTTGCAGCAAATCCACCTAGTAATGCGGCACAGATTGAATCCTGGATGCAAAGTTGTCTGGATGCATTAAAATATAAAATACCGGAAGAACATGAGCCGCTTTCTCTGGAAAAATGGCCGGAACAACAGGGACTCGAAATAGCCGACCCCAAAACGGAATCGGAAGACTGGATTCTGGAGCAATTATCGGAGGGAGACTGCCCGGATTCTCCTTTGAGTCAGCTCAATCGCATCCATGAGTTATTTGAAATCGAACTCAGAGGATGCCGCACTATTCTCGAAGTTCAACTGGGCGATCGCCGGGTACTGATTGATAAAGATCGGATTCTCCCCCTGAAATATGGAATCGGACTCACTCAACATCAAATTGGTGAGTTGTGCGGGATTAATCAATCTAGTGTGAACCGCAAACTTAAGACTTATAAAACTCGTCTTTTGAGTGTTTTAACTCAATTAAGTCAGCCGGAAGAGAGGGCGATCGACTCGGTGCAAGGGTGGTTACAGAAACATTTTTTATCGCCTAATCAGACGGATCTAATTGCTCAAGCCTTGGTGAAGGCAATCAAGACTCTGAAGTCGGAGGACCGAGAGCTATTGTCCTTACGGTATGGGCAAAAATTGACGGTCCAACAAATTGGCGATCGCCTGGAAATAACGACAGATCAGGTCCAATCTAGGCTAAATAACATCGAAACTCAATTGCATAAATGTTTATTCACTACCCTAGGAAATTGGATAAAGAAGTATGTAGACAAGTGGCTTGATGATTTTTACAAAACGGCCTTAAGCCACCTATTCAATCAAGGCTTTAATTCCCTTTCTCCTGAGATCCAGAAAATTTTGAAACTTTCCTACACCCATTGCGTCCCTCTGGACCAGATAGCCGCAAGAGTAGGACTGGATCAAGAAAGGGTGCATCACTTAGTTTGGGAAGGAATCTGTCTCCTAGAATCCCATTTCGTTCAAAAAATTTCTGAGATATTAGAAGTATCTCTGGTTGGGAATTTAGAACGGCAGCGGATCGCCCAATTGACAAAAGAATGGTTGAACAACTTACACAAATTCGATTAAGGAGAACTAAATCATGAACTTTATAAATAATCCGTGGAATCAGCCCCCAATTCAAACCTATCCGGAAGGAATGCGATTCAAAATTGCTCCCGCACACCAAGAACAGGCTTGGCAAATGGCCGATCGCCACTCCAATACCATCACTCGCTATCAAGCCTATCTCAATTGGATCGCGATAAAAACTCTCTTTCCCTGGTTTGAAGAATGGGCTCAAGAGGAAGGATTACCCGCCCCTTGTATTTCGCCGAAAGTAGAACAACTCCTTCAGAGTTTAGAATTGGTCAATGGCACAGCAATTGAGCTAGATTTCACTCGATTTATCCTTATTCCAGTGGATGAAATTGAGTCAGAATCTGTAGAAATTCCCCAGGAATGGATAGATAATCGGAACTGGGTGGGGGATTATTATCTTCCCATTATCGTCAGTTTAGATGGGGATGAGGACGACTGCTGGATAGAAGTCCCCGGATTTGCCACTCATCAACAGGTGAAAAACCAAGGGAACTATGATGCCAATACTCGAATTTATGAATTAGAAATGACGGAGTTAATCCAGGACTTAACTGTGATAGACATAACCCGGGGACTCCAGATGCGAGAACCCATTCCACCCTTACCGGCGCTATCGGAAGTTGAAGCAAAAAAGTGGGTGCAAATTTTGGGGGATCCGTCGATTTATTCCCCCCGATTGCAAGGGGAAATTCCGTTTGAAACCTGGGCCGCTTTGTTAGATAATCAGGAATGGCGGCAACAACTGTGCGATCGCCGGATGGGGAAAGTGTCGGAAGTTGCCTCGGATCAACCTTTACAGGAGTTAAGACAATGGTTACACCAGGTAACGGAGGAAGGATTGGAAGCGATTTCTGGGGGATGGCAACAGTTTGAGGCATTGTTTGTACCCCCGACCCCGACTGCTGTGCGCGGAAAACGTGAGACAACCCAGGCGATCGCCCCTGTGATTCGCTTGTTACAACCGGATGAATTAGAGCAAACTCGTCGTCATGCCGCAGGAGTCTTAGGGGAACTTGGATTTGGTAATTCTGAGGCGATCGATGCCTTAACTCAATTGTTGCATACCGCCCGGGATGAAGAAACCCGTTGGCAAGCGGCACTCAGTTTAGGTAAAATCAGTCCCGGACATCCCCAAGCTGGCATCAAAAAAGCTCGATACCTCGATTGGGGAATGTATTTACAAGGTCATTCTCTGGCTTTAATTGTGGCAATTATGCCCAAAAATGATGACAAATTGGGGATATTTCTGCAAGTCCAACCGACTTCACCGGGGAAGTTACCTCCCCATTTAAAATTGAGCGTCCTATCGGCATCAGGAGAAACCATCCGAGAAGCTGAATCCAGAAGCGATCGCAGTGCTCAAGGTCAAGACAACTTGATTCAACTGAGGTTTAGTCCACCTCCCGGTACTCACTTTCGAGTGAGGGTATCCCTAAAAGAATCGAGCATTACGGAGGATTTTATCGCATAAATTAGCAGGGTAAGCTCATCTAATTTAGTATTAAATGTAACACACAAAAATGACTGTGCAGTATTATTTATGGCCTGTTTGTCTGAGAGGTTCTATAATGACTTTCAAGTTCAGTAGAAGATAGGAATGAATCCTCCATGAATAAAGGATTTTCATCAGTTGTAGCGAAGGCTAAATTAAGAATTCTCAAAAAACAGCCTCCACCTATTTCTATGCAACAGCTATAAAACGGAGATTATTAAACGGAGGGTTTTGGGGATATAAAAGGCGTGAAACCGAGGAGATAGGGGGGTTAAACACGGTTTTCTGGGTTCCTATTTCTGGGAGCATCTCAATGTTGCCTAAAAACCAGTCGGACCTCTCCCCAAACCCCTCCCCTAAGAGGGGAGGGGCTTTGAGACTGCCTTGTCCGGCTCCCCCTTCCCTAGACAGGGAAGGGGGCTGGGGGGTTAGGTCTCTTGAACAAATTGAGATGCTCCTCTATTTCTTTTACTAGGGGAACTCCAAAAAATAAAATCTCCAAAACGTTCGTAGTGACGGATCAACGGAGTAGCCCGGTCAATGTAGGGGCGCAATGTGCAGGCCCCAAGGGCGCAAGCATTGCGCCCCTACAGATACCTTCCTTTCAGTTGAATGGTTGGATGATTTATATTTTGCAATTCCCTAGAAAAGAGGTCGTTGGATGATGCAGGGGTTGGCAAAAATTAAACCCCGATCGCCTTCTCAATATCTAGTGGGTGAGGCGATCGGGGTTTTTGGGGGAGGGATGGGGTGTTGAACTGTCGCTTAGTTGGGGGGGTCTAGGCGGTTGACGAGGAGGGCGACGGGAATCATGGGTAATCCGACTGCTAGACAGATTAACCATTGGGTCAGATTGAGGGGGGCAGTTTGAAAGATGCGGTTGAGGAGGGGAACTTGGGAGAAGAGAATTTGCAAGACGATCGCCCCGATTATTCCAGCGACAATGGCAGATGCACCCACTTTTGAGTTGAGGGTTCCCTTCATTTTGGCGATTAAATTCGGCAATAATTGGCTAATGCTTAATAGATAAAAAATTCGACCAGAAACTAAGGATTGAACGGCGATGGTTCGGGCTAAGGCGAGTGGTTCGGGATGGTCGGGATAGGTTCGGAGTGACCATTCAAACATTCCAAAAATGACAATCCAGTTATAAATGGCGATGATGGCAATTCGTTTGATGCGATCGCGCGATAAGAGAGATTCACTGGGGTTGCGCGGTGACTTTTCCATCACCCGGGGAGATTTGGGTTCAAAGGAGAGGGGAACCGTCATGGTGATGGAGTTAATCATATTCAGCCAGAGAATTTGTAAGGCTTCAATGGGCAACGGTCGCCCTAACAACACACTCAATAACACCGTCATGGATTCCCCTAAGTTGACGGGTAAAATAAAGGAAATCGCTTTCACCAGGTTGCTATATACTGTGCGACCTTCTTCCACTGCTGCTTCAATGGAGGCAAAGTTATCATCGGTGAGGATCATATCTGCCGATTCCTTGGCAACTTCGGTTCCGGCACCTCCCATAGCAATCCCGACATCGGCTTGTTTGAGGGCGGGTGCATCGTTGACCCCATCCCCCGTCATGGCGACAATCTCACCTCGGGCTTGTAGTGCTTCAACGAGGCGGAGTTTTTGTTCCGGTGCCACTCGGGCAAAGACGACGCTATCCTCTAGGTTATTGGCGAGGGTTTGGTCATCCATTTCGCCGATTTGAGTGCCGGTAAAGGCTTGAACTTGGCCGTTTTTCTCCATTCCCATGCGACGGGCGATCGCAGCGGCGGTGGTGGCATGGTCTCCGGTAATCATTTTTACCTGAATTCCGGCATTTTGACAGGCGGCAACAGCGGCGATCGCTTCGGGTCTGGGGGGGTCAATCATCCCCTGTAATCCCATAAAAATTAATCCCTCGTCGATATCTGGGCGATCGATGTTTTGCCGTCCCGGATTGATGGATTTTTTGGCAAAGGCTAACACTCGCAACCCCTTTTCTGCCATGCTTTCGACTTCCTCATGCAAGGCGTCGGCATCTAAGGAAATCACCTCACCTTGACTATCAAAGATTTGGGTACAACGCTTGAGGAGGGATTCTACTGAACCTTTGACATAAATCGTGGGTCCATTGGGGGTATCATGCAAGGTTGCCATATACTGAAACTCGGATTCAAAGGGAATCACATCCCGTTTTGGCAGTTCTTCGGCGATCGCATCTTGGGTTAATCCCGCTTTATTCGCCGCAACAATTAATGCGCCTTCTGTGGGGTCACCAACCACGACCAGATTCCCTTCTTTTTCTTCAATATGGGAATCATTACATAAGAGTCCGGCCCGCAAACATTCTAATAAAATTGGGTTTTGTTGGAAGTCAACCGGGGAATCATTGAAAGAAATTTCCCCTTCTGCTGCATATCCTTGACCCGTAACGAAATACTTCTGACCCCCGGCATGAATTTCCTGAACTGTCATTTGATTTTCAGTCAAGGTGCCGGTTTTATCGGAACAAATGACTGTTGCACCCCCGAGGGTTTCTACCGCAGGCAATTTGCGAACGATCGCATGACGTCTTGCCATTCGGTTTACCCCAACGGCTAAGGTAACGGTGACGACTGCGGGTAATCCTTCGGGAATGGCACTCACAATCAAGGCGATCGCCGCTTCTAATGCACCAGCGATCGAGGGTTGAACATTTCTGAATGTTTCCAACGCCTCATTATTGTAAGCATTATGAAACGCCACCGCCACGGTTAATGCACCTAACCCCAGGACCAAAATCATCCAAACTTTACTAAATTTGTCAAATTTTCGGGTTAAAGGTGTCGTTAAATTGGTCCGTTGGTCAATCAGTTGAGAAATCTTTCCGGTTTCGGTATTATTTCCGGTTGCAACCACCAAACCTCGGGCTTGGCCGAAGGTGACTAATCCCCCAGCATAAGCCATGTTGATGCGTTCAGCTAGGGCGGTTTCTGGGTTGAGGGTCGCGCTGTTTTTTTCCACAGGAACCGACTCCCCAGTCAGTCCCGATTCATCAATTTGTAAGTTCCGAACGTGAATTAACCGTAAATCAGCCGGTACTTTGTCTCCGGAATTGAGTAATACTAAGTCTCCTGGGACTAATTCTGTGGAAGAAATCCGCCGTTTGTTGCCTTCGCGAATTAAAGTGGCTTCTGTGGTCACTGATTTGGACAATGCGGCGATCGCCCCTTCAGCTTTCCATTCCTGGAGGAATCCAATAATTGCATTAATAATCGTTACCCCCCAGATGACCCAGGCATTTGGCCATTCTTCTAGGAAGGCTTTCACCGCCCCAGCCACGAGCAAAATCAAGATTAAGGGTTGATTAAATTGCTGGAGGAATTTTAACCACAAAGGTTTAGCTTTCTTGCCCGTTAATTCATTGGGTCCGAATTGTTCTAATCGTTGGTTTGCTAAATCCGTGGTTAGTCCTGCCTCCTTACTGGATCCGAGTCGATTGGCAACTTCTTGTTCCGATAAACTATGCCATTCCTGGGAAGTTAATTCGCTGGGTTGGTTCGATGTTTGCATAAAATTCTCTCTGGATGCGATACGGTTTCAATTAATCCCCCAAAAAACAGGGTAAATTGATGGCAAAATTGGGGTTTAGGGAGCCTTAATGTTAAAAAACACTCAACCCATGTGAGTGTTTAGAAAACCTAACAGGTTAAAACCCCCGAGATTTTAAAACTCGAATGGGTTGGCAGAATCAAAGTTATTTTAAAACTTTACTCCCTTTGGATTCTTGGGGTCAGCTAGGGTTCCATTTAATGTAACATATTCTTATCAAGGATTGCCCGGTTTAAAATTTTAGACCAAAGGGTCGTATCCCTTTTCTGGAGAGAGTTTGAGGAGTTGCACCTTGTCAATGTTCCTGAAGAGGGAGATTGGTTTTCTGGCTCGCTGACTAAAGCCCAAGATACCCGGAAATCGGCAATCTGACAACCCACCGGCGATCGCCATCGAAATCAGTGGGATAATCACTGAGATAATCACTCGAAACAAGTCCAAAGGGAGGATATGAACCAGCAACCCGTCACCTGGCATCTGCAACAACCCGTACTCCCTCCGGAGTGGTTCCTCGAACAAGTCCGACAGCATCTCAACTCCAACTCCTCGGGTTTATCCGGCCAATATGCCGCAGCATTACTCTGGCAACGGGGAATTCAGGACCGAGAGGAACTAGCCCGGTTTTTAAATCCGCAAGACTATCAACCCGCCAGTCCCTTTGACTTCGGCGAGGAGATGTCCGCTGGTGTCGATCGCCTCAAACTGGCCCGAACACAGGGGGAAAAAGTGGCCATCTGGGGAGACTTTGATGCCGATGGAATCACCGCCACCAGTGTCTTATGGGACGGCCTGGGCCAATTTTTCACCCCCAACAGCCAACTCACCTACTTCATTCCCAACCGCTTAACCCAATCTCACGGTCTGAATCGGTCAGGAATTAACGATTTAGCGGCATCGGGAACGACGTTAATTGTTACCTGTGATACCGGCAGTACCAATTTGGACGAAATCGAGTATGCTCATGAACTTGGCATCGATATCATCGTCACGGATCATCATACTTTACCCCCTAGTCGCCCAAGAGTTGCCGCAATTATCAACCCCCGTTCTCTTCCGGCAACCCATCCCCTAGCGCATCTTTCGGGCGTCGCTGTTGCTTATAAGGTGGTAGAAGCGCTGTATAGCACACTGCCGGAAATTCCGCAAGAACCCTTAGAAGGATTATTGGATTTAGTCGCCATTGGGTTAATTGCCGACTTGGTACAACTGAGTGGAGACTGTCGATATTTAGCCCAAATGGGACTCAAACGCCTGCATCAGGAGTGGCAGAAATCTCCG includes:
- a CDS encoding NfeD family protein, with the protein product MRFYWFQWVFGKLFFFRRNGMGPKGTEIDSGLMLPESNQLAIVDETIVPYFGGRVRFQSSWWPAFCPHHITLGPGEVVSVVGRHNITLLVEPIGASLQRGETDSKSGV
- a CDS encoding sigma-70 family RNA polymerase sigma factor produces the protein MLSPSNPNLIPTPPRRSPTVNQFATYLRSNHEGGRWVLEWKTEPRLRRNIQLYIAQDPNFADLCDRSEDGRAVEQFWIALALDPLPPQGWEPPDRQQLAFQHLASYYEPICHQAARSIADKHSQILWEDALTIARIWLQKQDKLAEILSKYQPNGPAKFSTYLQEVLMRNIKSETDVGRYSSWRLLCKIADYKLAEALTFFNPGSPQVSQILLARKYFKQVYTANRINVASRRLGEIWPAPQPEDFTETAKFYNAHRCLPSAPVEVAANPPSNAAQIESWMQSCLDALKYKIPEEHEPLSLEKWPEQQGLEIADPKTESEDWILEQLSEGDCPDSPLSQLNRIHELFEIELRGCRTILEVQLGDRRVLIDKDRILPLKYGIGLTQHQIGELCGINQSSVNRKLKTYKTRLLSVLTQLSQPEERAIDSVQGWLQKHFLSPNQTDLIAQALVKAIKTLKSEDRELLSLRYGQKLTVQQIGDRLEITTDQVQSRLNNIETQLHKCLFTTLGNWIKKYVDKWLDDFYKTALSHLFNQGFNSLSPEIQKILKLSYTHCVPLDQIAARVGLDQERVHHLVWEGICLLESHFVQKISEILEVSLVGNLERQRIAQLTKEWLNNLHKFD
- a CDS encoding type IV pilus twitching motility protein PilT, whose translation is MAGLVIEDIMESLVEQGGSDIHIQAGAPIYFRVSGKLTPQPQFGESLAPEECQQVIFQMLNNQQRKTLEQNWDLDCAYGVKGLARFRVNVYRERGCWASCLRALGSTIPNADKLGVPQVIREMTERPRGLLLVTGQTGSGKTTTMAALLDLINRTRAEHILTVEDPIEYVFPNIKSLFHQRQKGEDTKSFSNALKGALRQDPDIILVGEMRDFETISLAVSAAETGHLVMGTLHTNSAAGTVDRMLDVFPPEVKAQIRAQMGISLIGICSQNLVPKLGGGRVCAQEVLVNNAAIGNLIKEGKTAQIYSMIQTGGRLGMQTMEMALAKHYKDGKVSWEAAMSKAVKADELERLIGPSPALSNAAAGR
- a CDS encoding GspE/PulE family protein, translating into MTNFASQRRALVVQNAFSPFGNKLIQAGYADREQVQRAHIESRKSGKPLTEVLEAITGKQLPPELLRQYKKQQLFELKIVYGVEALDPEITELSPEQLGPLLETLLPLESCRRHRILPISRNEGESPSVSVAMVDPDNLAALDDLTRILRPQGLALRRLVITPEDYNNLLNQYSDEKAKEQQAKAEKANQLDLNLNSDVFNEVDGESLDDAPEEDEDMNLDAALRGANDAPIINTVNKILAKALSDGVSDIHVEPQEEFLRIRMRKDGVLQEFARLPSKITNALTSRFKIISDMDIAERRNAQDGRIRRIFQGRTVDFRVNCLPSRYGEKLCLRILDNSSTQLGLDKLISNQESLALVREMASRPFGLILVTGPTGSGKSTSLYSVLAERNDPAVNISTAEDPIEYALPGITQCQVIRAKGLDFTNLLRAFMRQDPDIILVGETRDKETAKTAIEAALTGHLVLTTLHTNDAAGAIARLDEMGVEPFMVAGSLIGVLAQRLMRRVCGECRIAYTPTPEELGRFGLTVSGETNITFYKANSIPPADRKAAQDAGTLCQKCGGGGYKGRVGVYEVLKNTENLQMLISQGAPTERIKEAAVEEGMVTLLAYSLNLVREGHTTFEEVERVTFTDSGLEAELKAKRKTGLTCKACGAGLQQEWLDCLYCLTPRFQE
- a CDS encoding DUF1822 family protein; the encoded protein is MNFINNPWNQPPIQTYPEGMRFKIAPAHQEQAWQMADRHSNTITRYQAYLNWIAIKTLFPWFEEWAQEEGLPAPCISPKVEQLLQSLELVNGTAIELDFTRFILIPVDEIESESVEIPQEWIDNRNWVGDYYLPIIVSLDGDEDDCWIEVPGFATHQQVKNQGNYDANTRIYELEMTELIQDLTVIDITRGLQMREPIPPLPALSEVEAKKWVQILGDPSIYSPRLQGEIPFETWAALLDNQEWRQQLCDRRMGKVSEVASDQPLQELRQWLHQVTEEGLEAISGGWQQFEALFVPPTPTAVRGKRETTQAIAPVIRLLQPDELEQTRRHAAGVLGELGFGNSEAIDALTQLLHTARDEETRWQAALSLGKISPGHPQAGIKKARYLDWGMYLQGHSLALIVAIMPKNDDKLGIFLQVQPTSPGKLPPHLKLSVLSASGETIREAESRSDRSAQGQDNLIQLRFSPPPGTHFRVRVSLKESSITEDFIA